The Anolis carolinensis isolate JA03-04 chromosome 1, rAnoCar3.1.pri, whole genome shotgun sequence genome window below encodes:
- the sgpp1 gene encoding sphingosine-1-phosphate phosphatase 1 — protein sequence MSQLCRLVAYLQDPEKVATFQRLCGVEAPPSWGPGFSAHTEESETLVANGSCPTGQAEGEGADRHRFPGASKVDEKGEGCHLNGMKNGVLSVEDCAVESQQEMKKEKQQGWVFKRQPRRNSLTGESVCQDFSIHSPLLYYLFSLGTELGNELFYILFFPFCIWNLDAWLGRRLIIIWVWVMYLGQCTKDVIRWPRPASPPVVKLEIFYNSEYSMPSTHAMSGTAIPLALLLFSYGRWQYPLMYGLILAIAWCSLVCCSRIYMGMHSILDVIAGFFYAILILAVFLPAVDLVDSFNLTCKYAPLIIISLHLALGIFSFTLDTWSTSRGDTAQILGCGAGVACGSHVNYLLGLMPDPSTEMLPIMTPSFTVTILGKAMLRLLIGVVLLLLIKTGMKKITIPLACKIFRIPSGDIQQARQRMEVELPYRYFTYGMVGFSLIFLIPSLFLVMGLS from the exons ATGTCCCAGCTGTGTCGCCTGGTCGCTTACCTGCAGGATCCAGAGAAAGTTGCCACTTTCCAGCGGCTCTGCGGCGTGGAAGCACCCCCAAGCTGGGGCCCTGGCTTCTCAGCCCATACGGAAGAATCGGAGACCCTGGTGGCCAATGGAAGCTGTCCCACTGGCCAGGCGGAGGGCGAAGGGGCAGACCGACACCGGTTCCCTGGGGCCTCCAAGGTGGACGAGAAGGGCGAGGGGTGTCACTTGAATGGCATGAAGAATGGGGTGTTGTCTGTGGAAGACTGTGCTGTGGAATCTCAgcaagaaatgaagaaagaaaagcagcAGGGCTGGGTTTTCAAACGGCAGCCTCGGCGCAACTCTCTCACTGGAGAATCTGTATGTCAGGACTTCTCAATCCACAGCCCCCTTCTTTATTACCTGTTCAGCCTGGGTACAGAGCTGGGCAATGAACTTTTCTACatcctcttcttccccttctgtATCTGGAATCTGGATGCTTGGCTGGGCAGGAGACTCATCATCATTTGGGTTTGGGTCATGTACCTGGGCCAGTGTACCAAGGATGTTATCCGTTGGCCAAGGCCTGCTTCCCCACCGGTGGTGAAGCTGGAGATTTTCTACAACTCAGAGTACAGCATGCCCTCTACTCACGCCATGTCGGGCACTGCCATCCCCTTGGCTCTTCTTTTGTTCAGCTATGGACGGTGGCAG TATCCTTTGATGTATGGACTGATTCTTGCCATCGCCTGGTGTTCACTGGTTTGTTGCAGTCGAATATATATGGGAATGCATTCTATTCTG GATGTCATTGCTGGATTCTTTTATGCAATCCTCATTTTGGCTGTCTTCCTTCCAGCTGTGGACCTAGTTGACAGCTTCAATTTAACCTGCAAGTACGCGCCACTTATTATCATCAGTCTCCATCTGGCCTTGGGGATTTTCTCCTTCACTCTAGACACCTGGAGCACATCACGAGGGGACACTGCTCAAATCCTGGGTTGTGGTGCAGGAGTTGCATGTGGTTCTCATGTCAATTACCTGTTGGGTCTAATGCCAGATCCTTCCACAGAGATGCTTCCAATCATGACTCCCTCTTTCACTGTAACTATCTTGGGAAAAGCCATGCTGCGGTTATTGATTGGAGTGGTGCTTCTATTGCTAATAAAAACTGGCATGAAGAAGATTACCATCCCACTGGCTTGTAAAATCTTCCGTATTCCTAGTGGTGATATCCAACAAGCTCGGCAGCGTATGGAGGTTGAACTGCCTTACCGCTATTTCACCTACGGAATGGTCGGATTCTCACTGATTTTCTTGATTCCATCCCTGTTTCTCGTAATGGGACTGTCTTGA